Proteins encoded in a region of the Raphanus sativus cultivar WK10039 chromosome 8, ASM80110v3, whole genome shotgun sequence genome:
- the LOC108819184 gene encoding 40S ribosomal protein S15-1: MADVEPEVAAAGVPKKRTFKKFAFKGVDLDALLDMSTDDLVKLFPSRIRRRFSRGLTRKPMALIKKLRKAKREAPQGEKPEPVRTHLRNMIIVPEMIGSIIGVYNGKTFNQVEIKPEMIGHYLAEFSISYKPVKHGRPGVGATHSSRFIPLK, encoded by the exons ATG GCGGATGTGGAACCAGAGGTTGCTGCGGCTGGAGTCCCGAAGAAGAGGACGTTCAAGAAGTTTGCCTTCAAAGGAGTCGATCTCGATGCTCTTCTCGATATGTCTACTGATGACCTTGTCAAGCTCTTCCCTTCTCGTATTCGTAGAAG GTTCTCTAGAGGTTTGACCAGGAAGCCAATGGCTCTGATTAAGAAGCTTCGCAAGGCG AAAAGGGAGGCACCACAAGGTGAGAAACCAGAACCAGTGAGAACCCACCTGAGGAACATGATCATTGTCCCTGAGATGATCGGAAGCATCATTGGTGTGTACAATGGAAAGACGTTTAACCAGGTCGAGATCAAGCCTGAGATGATTGGTCACTACCTGGCTGAGTTCTCCATCTCATACAAGCCGGTTAAGCACGGTAGGCCTGGTGTTGGTGCTACCCACTCCTCTCGTTTCATTCCTCTCAAGTGA
- the LOC108819410 gene encoding PRA1 family protein D, translated as MANQVISGIKETAQSINGAARPWGDFLDLSAFSFPSSFSDATTRLTQNLTHFRINYTLILSVLLALTLITRPIAILAFVAVGLAWFFLYFAREEALTVFGFTVDDGVVAVLLIGLTIAALVTTGVWLSALTTVGFGALILSLHAALRGTEDLVTDDLESPYGPMLSTADNGDYSGI; from the coding sequence ATGGCGAATCAAGTGATCTCTGGAATCAAGGAGACAGCTCAATCGATCAACGGCGCGGCTCGTCCGTGGGGCGACTTCCTCGATCTCTCCGCTTTCAGCTTCCCATCCTCTTTCTCCGACGCCACGACTCGCCTCACTCAGAACCTCACTCATTTCCGCATCAACTACACTCTCATTCTCTCCGTCCTCCTCGCTCTGACCCTGATCACACGCCCGATCGCCATCCTCGCCTTCGTCGCCGTCGGTCTAGCTTGGTTCTTCCTCTACTTCGCTCGCGAGGAGGCGCTCACCGTCTTCGGATTCACCGTCGACGACGGCGTCGTGGCGGTGCTTCTCATCGGTCTCACGATCGCGGCGCTGGTCACCACCGGAGTTTGGCTCAGTGCTCTCACCACCGTTGGATTCGGAGCTCTGATCTTGTCTTTACACGCGGCGCTGAGAGGAACGGAGGATCTTGTGACGGATGATCTGGAATCGCCATATGGACCGATGCTCTCTACGGCCGATAACGGTGATTACAGTGGGATTTGA
- the LOC108822528 gene encoding TNF receptor-associated factor homolog 1b isoform X1 codes for MTETVNGDSGVGRSVEGGSSNGHHSLSRESLSEWRSSAQVENGTPSTSLSYWDTDGDEDHGLKPSQLFGKHKWKIEKFSEIKKRELRSNYFEAGGYKWYILIYPQGCDVCNHLSLFLCVANHDKLLPGWSHFAQFTIAVVNKDPKKSKFSDTLHRFWKKEHDWGWKKFMESTKLQDGFIDDSDSLTIEAQVQVIRERVDRPFRCLHCGYRRELVRVYLSNVEQNCRRFVEEKRSKLGRLIEDKARWTSFGVFWLGMDQNSRHRMSREKMDVILKGIVKHFFIEKEVTSTLVMDSLYSGLKALEGQSKSRKARPRSLDAKEWPAPIVSVDKDMFVLVDDVLLLLERAAREPLPPKENKAPQNRTKDANDGEEVSNEAVERDERHLTELGRRAVEIFVLTHIFNSKIEVAYKEAIALKRQEDLIREEEEEWLAETEQRAKRGAAEREKKSKKKQAKQKRNKNKGKDKRKEEKVTLATHEKDLEEKDSVTEKAQPSAEKTDTLGDVSDISDSVDGSADILHPDLEDGDSSSVHWDADALEIHPPQSEGSSRGSGISISTPNGIAERKNQSTMDDSSSTCSNESIRSGVTNGSYKGNIPNQKSPNKGKNQQVKIISDACSLVTETDDDQPKSQNSSSESDWVVVSHIQDSESSRNRRPVGKQRNIAQVTVNSVDMNRPEEKSDAVLSSPRISAKNHSPLTQTKPEKRSVSNADAVPNKKVTSATGPLSSRQVSPPSSDIQSEAVGLKADMQKITAPKQPATTTAITRPSSAPILPAMRPAPVVVSTSVQPTTSLPRSVSSVGRLGPDSSSHNQQTYTPQSYKHAIVGNSAGSSSSFNHHPGSHGVVPTTLPSASYTQTPAYQSSFPLSQDGLFQSRSLNSVHTGMNNRYTPAVTSNSSLNHTDTEMARQQAQSLMTDEFPHLDIINDLLEDENCSNMVYNGSIYNSQPQLFNGQYSYHGGDLGISGELLSSGRSRSFGDEGFHYMPRGPYGETQWQMANMDLSLLAMRNSSNMEDTASYRNTYFGLDSWNQSFSSGTNGYTEFRPSNGH; via the exons ATGACAGAGACTGTTAATGGAGATTCTGGAGTGGGACGATCAGTAGAGGGGGGGAGTTCAAATGGACATCACAGTCTGTCACGAGAATCACTCTCTGAGTGGCGGTCTTCTGCTCAAGTGGAGAATGGGACTCCATCCACATCTCTCTCTTACTGGGACACCGATGGTGATGAAGACCATG gTCTTAAACCTTCTCAGTTATTTGGAAAGCATAAATGGAAGATAGAGAAATTCTCAGAAATCAAGAAAAGGGAGCTCCGTAGCAATTATTTTGAAGCTGGCGGCTACAAATG gtatattttaatttatccaCAAGGATGTGATGTTTGCAATCACCTCTCCTTGTTTCTCTGTGTTGCAAACCATGATAAACTTCTTCCAG GCTGGAGTCATTTCGCTCAGTTTACTATAGCTGTGGTGAATAAAGATCCAAAGAAATCCAAATTTTCAG ATACACTTCACCGGTTTTGGAAGAAAGAGCATGATTGGGGCTGGAAAAAGTTTATGGAGTCAACTAAGTTACAGGATGGGTTCATAGATGATTCCGACTCTCTGACAATTGAGGCTCAAGTTCAGGTGATCAG GGAAAGGGTGGACCGACCTTTTCGCTGCCTTCATTGCGGTTATAGGAGAGAGCTTGTTAGGGTGTATTTGTCAAACGTAGAGCAAAACTGCCGACGTTTTGTGGAAGAGAAAAGAAGCAAGCTTGGGAGGTTGATAGAGGACAAGGCAAGATGGACGAG CTTCGGTGTTTTCTGGTTAGGAATGGACCAAAACTCTAGGCATCGGATGTCTAGAGAAAAGATGGACGTAATCCTAAAAGGAATTGTAAAACACTTCTTCATAGAAAAGGAAGTTACATCCACTTTGGTGATGGATTCCTTGTATAGTGGGTTGAAGGCTCTTGAAGGCCAATCTAAGAGCAGGAAAGCTAGGCCAAGATCGTTAGATGCCAAGGAATGGCCAGCTCCGATTGTTAGTGTGGACAAAGATATGTTCGTATTAGTTGATGATGTGCTTTTACTCCTAGAGAGAGCTGCTCGAGAACCATTGCctccaaaagaaaataaagccCCCCAAAATCGTACAAAG GATGCCAATGATGGAGAAGAGGTCAGCAATGAAGCCGTTGAGCGTGATGAGAGACATTTAACTGAGTTGGGCAGACGAGCTGTGGAGATATTTGTTCTTACCCATATCTTCAA CAGCAAAATCGAGGTTGCATATAAAGAAGCCATTGCGCTAAAAAGGCAGGAAGACTTAATTcgtgaggaagaggaagagtgGTTAGCAGAAACCGAACAGAGAGCCAAAAGAGGAGcagcagagagagagaagaaatcTAAGAAGAAACAG GCAAAGCAGaaacggaacaaaaataaaGGGAAGGACAAAAGGAAGGAAGAAAAGGTGACACTAGCAACACATGAAAAAGATCTCGAGGAAAAGGATTCCGTTACAGAGAAAGCACAACCCTCAGCTGAGAAGACTGATACTCTTGGAGATGTGTCCGACATATCTGATTCTGTGGATGGTTCAGCTGACATTCTTCATCCTGATTTAGAAGATGGGGACAGTAGTTCTGTTCATTGGGATGCCGATGCTTTGGAAATTCATCCTCCTCAATCAGAAGGGAGCAGCAGAGGAAGCGGCATTTCCATATCTACACCCAATGGAATTgcagaaagaaagaatcaaTCCACTATGGATGATAGTTCCTCGACTTGTTCTAACGAATCTATCCGGTCGGGTGTTACCAATGGGTCCTACAAAGGGAATATCCCAAACCAGAAGTCGCCAAACAA AGGAAAGAACCAGCAAGTAAAAATAATATCTGATGCCTGCAGTTTAGTGACAGAAACAGATGATGATCAGCCAAAGAGTCAAAATTCTTCTTCCGAATCTGATTGGGTTGTTGTCTCCCACATCCAGGACTCGGAGAGCTCTCGGAATCGTAGACCCGTTGGGAAG CAACGCAACATAGCTCAAGTCACTGTGAACTCAGTTGACATGAATCGACCTGAAGAGAAAAGCGATGCTGTACTTTCTTCTCCAAGAATTTCTGCCAAGAATCATTCACCGTTAACTCAGACAAAGCCGGAGAAAAGGAGCGTTTCAAACGCAGACGCTGTTCCAAACAAGAAAGTAACGTCAGCAACTGGACCACTTTCGTCAAGACAGGTGTCCCCGCCATCTTCAGATATTCAGTCGGAAGCTGTTGGTCTCAAAGCTGATATGCAAAAGATCACTGCACCGAAACAACCTGCAACAACAACAGCTATAACAAGGCCTTCTAGTGCTCCAATACTCCCTGCGATGCGACCCGCCCCTGTTGTCGTCTCCACCTCGGTTCAACCTACAACATCACTTCCTCGGTCGGTTAGCTCAGTTGGTCGTCTAGGTCCAGACTCTTCATCACACAACCAACAAACTTACACTCCTCAATCCTATAAGCACGCAATAGTCGGCAACTCTGCTGGTTCATCATCTAGTTTCAACCACCACCCAGGCTCCCATGGAGTTGTCCCAACCACATTGCCGTCAGCATCTTACACACAAACACCGGCTTATCAGTCGAGCTTCCCTCTCAGTCAGGATGGGCTCTTTCAATCAAGGAGTTTAAATTCTGTACATACCGGTATGAACAATCGTTACACACCCGCTGTGACTAGCAACAGTTCTCTGAACCATACTGATACTGAGATGGCGCGACAACAAGCACAAAGCTTGATGACCGACGAGTTCCCTCACCTCGACATCATCAACGACCTGCTGGAAGATGAAAACTGCAGCAATATGGTGTATAATGGAAGCATATACAATTCTCAACCCCAGCTGTTCAACGGTCAATATTCTTACCATGGTGGTGATTTAGGCATATCAGGTGAGTTATTGTCCAGTGGCAGGTCCAGGAGTTTTGGAGATGAAGGATTCCACTACATGCCACGTGGACCATATGGAGAGACGCAGTGGCAAATGGCAAACATGGACTTGTCTTTACTAGCTATGAGGAATAGTAGTAACATGGAAGACACAGCATCATACCGTAACACATACTTTGGTTTGGACTCTTGGAATCAGAGTTTTTCTTCAGGGACTAATGGCTACACTGAGTTCAGGCCGTCCAATGGTCACTGA
- the LOC108822528 gene encoding TNF receptor-associated factor homolog 1b isoform X2: MTETVNGDSGVGRSVEGGSSNGHHSLSRESLSEWRSSAQVENGTPSTSLSYWDTDGDEDHGLKPSQLFGKHKWKIEKFSEIKKRELRSNYFEAGGYKWYILIYPQGCDVCNHLSLFLCVANHDKLLPGWSHFAQFTIAVVNKDPKKSKFSDTLHRFWKKEHDWGWKKFMESTKLQDGFIDDSDSLTIEAQVQVIRERVDRPFRCLHCGYRRELVRVYLSNVEQNCRRFVEEKRSKLGRLIEDKARWTSFGVFWLGMDQNSRHRMSREKMDVILKGIVKHFFIEKEVTSTLVMDSLYSGLKALEGQSKSRKARPRSLDAKEWPAPIVSVDKDMFVLVDDVLLLLERAAREPLPPKENKAPQNRTKDANDGEEVSNEAVERDERHLTELGRRAVEIFVLTHIFNKIEVAYKEAIALKRQEDLIREEEEEWLAETEQRAKRGAAEREKKSKKKQAKQKRNKNKGKDKRKEEKVTLATHEKDLEEKDSVTEKAQPSAEKTDTLGDVSDISDSVDGSADILHPDLEDGDSSSVHWDADALEIHPPQSEGSSRGSGISISTPNGIAERKNQSTMDDSSSTCSNESIRSGVTNGSYKGNIPNQKSPNKGKNQQVKIISDACSLVTETDDDQPKSQNSSSESDWVVVSHIQDSESSRNRRPVGKQRNIAQVTVNSVDMNRPEEKSDAVLSSPRISAKNHSPLTQTKPEKRSVSNADAVPNKKVTSATGPLSSRQVSPPSSDIQSEAVGLKADMQKITAPKQPATTTAITRPSSAPILPAMRPAPVVVSTSVQPTTSLPRSVSSVGRLGPDSSSHNQQTYTPQSYKHAIVGNSAGSSSSFNHHPGSHGVVPTTLPSASYTQTPAYQSSFPLSQDGLFQSRSLNSVHTGMNNRYTPAVTSNSSLNHTDTEMARQQAQSLMTDEFPHLDIINDLLEDENCSNMVYNGSIYNSQPQLFNGQYSYHGGDLGISGELLSSGRSRSFGDEGFHYMPRGPYGETQWQMANMDLSLLAMRNSSNMEDTASYRNTYFGLDSWNQSFSSGTNGYTEFRPSNGH, from the exons ATGACAGAGACTGTTAATGGAGATTCTGGAGTGGGACGATCAGTAGAGGGGGGGAGTTCAAATGGACATCACAGTCTGTCACGAGAATCACTCTCTGAGTGGCGGTCTTCTGCTCAAGTGGAGAATGGGACTCCATCCACATCTCTCTCTTACTGGGACACCGATGGTGATGAAGACCATG gTCTTAAACCTTCTCAGTTATTTGGAAAGCATAAATGGAAGATAGAGAAATTCTCAGAAATCAAGAAAAGGGAGCTCCGTAGCAATTATTTTGAAGCTGGCGGCTACAAATG gtatattttaatttatccaCAAGGATGTGATGTTTGCAATCACCTCTCCTTGTTTCTCTGTGTTGCAAACCATGATAAACTTCTTCCAG GCTGGAGTCATTTCGCTCAGTTTACTATAGCTGTGGTGAATAAAGATCCAAAGAAATCCAAATTTTCAG ATACACTTCACCGGTTTTGGAAGAAAGAGCATGATTGGGGCTGGAAAAAGTTTATGGAGTCAACTAAGTTACAGGATGGGTTCATAGATGATTCCGACTCTCTGACAATTGAGGCTCAAGTTCAGGTGATCAG GGAAAGGGTGGACCGACCTTTTCGCTGCCTTCATTGCGGTTATAGGAGAGAGCTTGTTAGGGTGTATTTGTCAAACGTAGAGCAAAACTGCCGACGTTTTGTGGAAGAGAAAAGAAGCAAGCTTGGGAGGTTGATAGAGGACAAGGCAAGATGGACGAG CTTCGGTGTTTTCTGGTTAGGAATGGACCAAAACTCTAGGCATCGGATGTCTAGAGAAAAGATGGACGTAATCCTAAAAGGAATTGTAAAACACTTCTTCATAGAAAAGGAAGTTACATCCACTTTGGTGATGGATTCCTTGTATAGTGGGTTGAAGGCTCTTGAAGGCCAATCTAAGAGCAGGAAAGCTAGGCCAAGATCGTTAGATGCCAAGGAATGGCCAGCTCCGATTGTTAGTGTGGACAAAGATATGTTCGTATTAGTTGATGATGTGCTTTTACTCCTAGAGAGAGCTGCTCGAGAACCATTGCctccaaaagaaaataaagccCCCCAAAATCGTACAAAG GATGCCAATGATGGAGAAGAGGTCAGCAATGAAGCCGTTGAGCGTGATGAGAGACATTTAACTGAGTTGGGCAGACGAGCTGTGGAGATATTTGTTCTTACCCATATCTTCAA CAAAATCGAGGTTGCATATAAAGAAGCCATTGCGCTAAAAAGGCAGGAAGACTTAATTcgtgaggaagaggaagagtgGTTAGCAGAAACCGAACAGAGAGCCAAAAGAGGAGcagcagagagagagaagaaatcTAAGAAGAAACAG GCAAAGCAGaaacggaacaaaaataaaGGGAAGGACAAAAGGAAGGAAGAAAAGGTGACACTAGCAACACATGAAAAAGATCTCGAGGAAAAGGATTCCGTTACAGAGAAAGCACAACCCTCAGCTGAGAAGACTGATACTCTTGGAGATGTGTCCGACATATCTGATTCTGTGGATGGTTCAGCTGACATTCTTCATCCTGATTTAGAAGATGGGGACAGTAGTTCTGTTCATTGGGATGCCGATGCTTTGGAAATTCATCCTCCTCAATCAGAAGGGAGCAGCAGAGGAAGCGGCATTTCCATATCTACACCCAATGGAATTgcagaaagaaagaatcaaTCCACTATGGATGATAGTTCCTCGACTTGTTCTAACGAATCTATCCGGTCGGGTGTTACCAATGGGTCCTACAAAGGGAATATCCCAAACCAGAAGTCGCCAAACAA AGGAAAGAACCAGCAAGTAAAAATAATATCTGATGCCTGCAGTTTAGTGACAGAAACAGATGATGATCAGCCAAAGAGTCAAAATTCTTCTTCCGAATCTGATTGGGTTGTTGTCTCCCACATCCAGGACTCGGAGAGCTCTCGGAATCGTAGACCCGTTGGGAAG CAACGCAACATAGCTCAAGTCACTGTGAACTCAGTTGACATGAATCGACCTGAAGAGAAAAGCGATGCTGTACTTTCTTCTCCAAGAATTTCTGCCAAGAATCATTCACCGTTAACTCAGACAAAGCCGGAGAAAAGGAGCGTTTCAAACGCAGACGCTGTTCCAAACAAGAAAGTAACGTCAGCAACTGGACCACTTTCGTCAAGACAGGTGTCCCCGCCATCTTCAGATATTCAGTCGGAAGCTGTTGGTCTCAAAGCTGATATGCAAAAGATCACTGCACCGAAACAACCTGCAACAACAACAGCTATAACAAGGCCTTCTAGTGCTCCAATACTCCCTGCGATGCGACCCGCCCCTGTTGTCGTCTCCACCTCGGTTCAACCTACAACATCACTTCCTCGGTCGGTTAGCTCAGTTGGTCGTCTAGGTCCAGACTCTTCATCACACAACCAACAAACTTACACTCCTCAATCCTATAAGCACGCAATAGTCGGCAACTCTGCTGGTTCATCATCTAGTTTCAACCACCACCCAGGCTCCCATGGAGTTGTCCCAACCACATTGCCGTCAGCATCTTACACACAAACACCGGCTTATCAGTCGAGCTTCCCTCTCAGTCAGGATGGGCTCTTTCAATCAAGGAGTTTAAATTCTGTACATACCGGTATGAACAATCGTTACACACCCGCTGTGACTAGCAACAGTTCTCTGAACCATACTGATACTGAGATGGCGCGACAACAAGCACAAAGCTTGATGACCGACGAGTTCCCTCACCTCGACATCATCAACGACCTGCTGGAAGATGAAAACTGCAGCAATATGGTGTATAATGGAAGCATATACAATTCTCAACCCCAGCTGTTCAACGGTCAATATTCTTACCATGGTGGTGATTTAGGCATATCAGGTGAGTTATTGTCCAGTGGCAGGTCCAGGAGTTTTGGAGATGAAGGATTCCACTACATGCCACGTGGACCATATGGAGAGACGCAGTGGCAAATGGCAAACATGGACTTGTCTTTACTAGCTATGAGGAATAGTAGTAACATGGAAGACACAGCATCATACCGTAACACATACTTTGGTTTGGACTCTTGGAATCAGAGTTTTTCTTCAGGGACTAATGGCTACACTGAGTTCAGGCCGTCCAATGGTCACTGA
- the LOC108821394 gene encoding uncharacterized protein LOC108821394, producing the protein MNLGSVTRYLEGEVIENDQKDKESKVAKLPSRFIERFVMKGIKVDFMEPGRIVCSMKVQPHLLNAGKFLHGGAMATVVDLIGTAAIYTNVDSDLAEGVSVEINVSYLDAAFLDEELEIESRALRVGKAVAVASVELRRKKNGNIIAQGRHTKYLAPRPKL; encoded by the exons atgaacCTAGGATCGGTTACGCGGTATCTTGAGGGAGAAGTAATTGAGAATGATCAAAAGGACAAGGAATCAAAAGTTGCGAAACTACCATCCAGATTCATCGAGCGATTCGTGATGAAAGGTATAAAAGTAGATTTCATGGAACCTGGTCGAATTGTCTGCTCCATGAAAGTCCAACCACATCTCctg AACGCAGGAAAATTCTTACATGGAGGAGCAATGGCGACAGTGGTGGATTTGATAGGAACAGCTGCAATTTACACAAACGTAGATTCAGATCTGGCGGAGGGAGTGTCAGTGGAGATCAATGTTTCATACCTTGATGCTGCTTTCCTTGAC GAAGAGCTAGAGATTGAATCGAGGGCACTGCGTGTGGGTAAAGCTGTTGCGGTTGCGAGTGTTGAgctgaggaggaagaagaatggTAATATTATTGCTCAAGGTCGCCATACTAAGTACCTTGCTCCCCGTCCTAAGCTTtga
- the LOC108819247 gene encoding ethylene response sensor 2: MLKTLLVHGLLLVFFFFFFLTSSVAGEENDGGSSICNCDDEESYFSYEGILESQKVGDFLIAVAYFSIPIELLYFVSRTNVSSPYIWVVCEFIAFIVLCGMSHLLSGFTYGPHWPWVMAAATVFKMLTAIVSFLTALSLVTLLPLLLKAKVREFMLSKKTRDLDREVGLIMKQTETGLHVRMLTTKIRTSLDRHTILYTTLVELSKTLGLRNCAVWIPNEIKTEMNLTHELNGENVGGGGEFSIPITESDVVRIKRSEEVNMLSSGSALASVTSRGKPGQTVGIRVPMLRVCNFKGGTPEAIHMCYAILVCVLPLGRPSSSRSWSYQELEIVKFVADQVAVAISHAVILEESQLMREKLAEQNRALQVARENAMRANQAKAAFEEMMSDAMRRPVRSILELLPLITQDGTLLDETQKVIVDAMGRTGELLLHLVNNAGDINTSRAGEAHCFSLRTVVKETACVARCLCLGNGFGFSTDVDRALPDYVVGDARKVLQAVLHMLRGVMNRKIKGNVTFKVVPERGNSEVVKESQEAAWRQCYSREYIEVKFVFDVENGEESSSSSSSVKFMEGNVLVVEDGEGLVKSLSVVFRFQLRRSIQSRGGGYSGETFKTSTPPSTSNGHWRQ; this comes from the exons ATGTTAAAGACATTGTTAGTTCACGGGCTCTTgttggtcttcttcttcttcttcttcttgaccaGCTCCGTCGCCGGCGAAGAAAACGACGGCGGCTCGTCGATATGCAACTGCGACGACGAAGAGAGCTACTTCAGCTACGAGGGAATCCTCGAATCTCAAAAAGTCGGCGACTTTCTAATCGCGGTCGCTTACTTCTCCATCCCCATCGAGCTTCTCTACTTCGTGAGCCGCACCAACGTCTCCTCGCCTTACATTTGGGTCGTCTGCGAGTTCATAGCCTTCATCGTCCTCTGCGGCATGTCCCATCTCCTCTCTGGCTTCACCTATGGACCCCACTGGCCTTGGGTCATGGCTGCTGCTACCGTCTTCAAGATGTTGACCGCGATCGTCTCCTTCCTCACGGCCCTCTCGCTGGTCACTCTCTTGCCGTTGCTACTCAAAGCTAAGGTTCGAGAGTTCATGCTGAGTAAGAAGACTAGGGACCTTGATCGCGAGGTTGgtcttataatgaaacagacgGAGACTGGTCTGCACGTGCGTATGCTCACTACTAAGATAAGGACGTCTCTGGACCGTCACACGATACTCTACACGACGCTTGTGGAGTTGTCGAAGACTCTGGGGCTCAGGAACTGCGCTGTTTGGATCCCTAATGAGATCAAGACGGAGATGAATCTTACTCACGAGTTGAACGGTGAGAATGTGGGTGGTGGTGGCGAGTTTTCGATACCGATCACTGAGTCTGATGTTGTGAGGATTAAGAGGAGCGAAGAGGTGAACATGTTGAGTTCCGGCTCCGCGCTTGCCTCGGTGACTAGCCGAGGCAAGCCGGGCCAGACGGTCGGGATCAGAGTCCCGATGCTCCGTGTTTGCAACTTCAAAGGCGGGACGCCGGAAGCTATCCACATGTGTTACGCGATCTTGGTCTGCGTGCTTCCCTTGGGGCGGCCGTCGTCGTCGCGGAGCTGGAGCTACCAGGAGCTGGAGATCGTTAAGTTCGTGGCTGATCAAGTCGCGGTCGCGATCTCTCACGCCGTGATACTCGAGGAGTCTCAGCTCATGAGGGAGAAGCTCGCGGAACAGAACAGAGCGCTTCAGGTTGCGAGGGAGAACGCGATGAGGGCTAACCAAGCGAAAGCTGCCTTCGAGGAGATGATGAGCGATGCGATGAGACGTCCCGTGAGGTCCATTTTAGAGTTGCTTCCTTTGATAACGCAGGACGGGACGTTACTCGATGAGACGCAAAAGGTTATCGTCGATGCTATGGGGAGAACCGGGGAGTTGCTGTTGCACCTTGTGAACAATGCGGGAGATATAAATACGAGCCGAGCTGGAGAGGCGCATTGTTTCAGTTTGCGTACGGTTGTGAAGGAAACGGCTTGCGTGGCGAGGTGTTTGTGTTTGGGGAACGGGTTTGGTTTCTCGACGGATGTTGATAGAGCACTGCCTGATTACGTCGTGGGTGACGCTAGGAAGGTGCTTCAAGCGGTGTTGCATATGCTCAGGGGTGTAATGAACCGGAAGATCAAGGGGAATGTGACTTTCAAGGTTGTACCGGAGAGAGGAAACTCAGAAGTTGTGAAAGAGAGCCAAGAAGCGGCTTGGCGACAGTGCTATTCCAGAGAATACATTGAAGTTAAATTCGTATTTGATGTAGAAAATGGCGAAGAGAGTAGTAGTAGTAGCAGCAGCGTTAAG TTCATGGAAGGGAACGTTTTGGTAGTGGAGGATGGTGAAGGTTTGGTGAAAAGCCTCTCGGTTGTGTTCCGGTTCCAGCTCCGGCGATCTATACAGTCACGAGGCGGTGGTTATTCTGGAGAAACTTTTAAAACATCAACGCCTCCGTCTACTAGTAACGGTCATTGGCGCCAGTAA
- the LOC108819049 gene encoding auxin-responsive protein IAA17 — protein sequence MMGSVELNLRETELCLGLPGGDTVAPVTGTKRGFSETVDLKLNLNNEPESKGGSKPHDVVASVSKEKSSCPKDPAKPPAKAQVVGWPPVRSYRKNVMDSCQKSSNGTETVAFVKVSMDGAPYLRKVDLKMYKSYDELSNALSNMFSSFTMGKNGGEEGMIDFMNERKVMDIVNGWDYVPSYEDKDGDWMLVGDVPWPMFVDTCKRLRLMKGSDAIGLAPRAMEKCKSRA from the exons ATGATGGGCAGTGTCGAGCTGAATCTGAGGGAGACTGAGTTGTGTCTTGGTCTTCCCGGCGGGGATACGGTGGCCCCAGTGACTGGAACCAAGAGAGGCTTCTCGGAGACGGTTGATCTGAAGCTGAATCTGAACAATGAACCTGAAAGCAAGGGAGGATCTAAGCCTCATGACGTCGTGGCTTCTGTTTCCAAGGAAAAGAGTTCATGTCCCAAAGATCCAGCCAAGCCTCCAGCCAA ggCACAAGTTGTGGGATGGCCACCGGTGAGATCATACCGGAAGAACGTGATGGATTCGTGCCAAAAATCAAGCAATGGCACGGAGACGGTGGCGTTTGTGAAGGTTTCAATGGACGGAGCACCGTACTTAAGGAAAGTCGACTTGAAGATGTATAAGAGCTACGACGAACTCTCTAATGCTTTGTCTAACATGTTCAGCTCTTTTACCATGG GGAAAaatggaggagaagaaggaatGATAGACTTCATGAATGAGAGGAAAGTAATGGATATAGTGAATGGTTGGGACTATGTTCCCTCTTACGAAGACAAAGACGGTGATTGGATGCTCGTCGGCGACGTCCCTTGGCC AATGTTCGTTGATACATGCAAGCGTTTACGTCTCATGAAAGGATCTGACGCCATTGGTCTTG CTCCGAGAGCAATGGAGAAGTGCAAGAGTAGAGCTTGA